In Hahella sp. HNIBRBA332, the genomic window TCTATGACATTGACGCCTTTGCGCAGGCATTCAGTGATATTCTCACTGCTGATTTCCAGGCCATAGCCGCGCACCTGCTTATGGGTTTGCAGATAATCCAGCAGCGTGCCGTCGCCGCAACCAAGGTCGAGCACTTCCGTTCCCGGCTGGACCCAGTCTTTGATAATGGATAGATCAGCGCGCATGGGGAATCTCCTTCGCCACGCGACCCATGAAACCATGGAAAACATCCATATAGCGTTGGGTCGGTATCAAAAATGCGTCATGGCCATGAGGGGAGTCCACCTCTGCGTAGCTGACGGACTTCTTGGCCTCCACCATTGCATTGACCAGCTCTTCCGAGCGATCAGGCGGAAAGCGCCAGTCGGTGGTGAAGGATACCACCAGATACTTGCATTTGGCTGGCTCCAGCGCCTTACTGAGGTCGCCATCGTGCGCCCGCGCTGGGTCGAAATAGTCCAGAGCGCGGGTCATTAGCAGATAGGTGTTGGCGTCGAAATTCTTGGAGAAACGTTCGCCTTGGTAGTGCAGATAACTCTCTACTTCAAACTGTACGTCCAATAAGCCGAACTTCAGCGTTTGGGCGCGCAGGTCGCGGCCGAACTTTTCACCCATGGAAGCGTTGGAAAGATAAGTGATATGCCCGACCATCCGCGCCAGCATCAAACCTTTGTCTGGATAGGTCGTGTGCTCGCCATAACGGCCTTCATGAAAGTTCGGGTCCGATGTAATCGCTTTTCTGGCCACTTCATTGAATGCAATGTTTTGTGCGGACAAGCGTGGAGTAGAGGCGATCACGGCGGCGTTATGAACGCGGTCGGGATACTCGATGGACCATTGCAACGCCTGCATGCCGCCCAAACTGCCGCCTATCACCGCCGCCCAGTGTGGAATATTGAGGCGATCCGCCAGCATGGCCTGGCTGCGCACCCAGTCCTGTACGGTGACGACCGGGAAGTCGGGGCCATAGGCTTTGCCGGTTTCCGGATTAATTGACGCCGGCCCAGTGGAGCCGGCGCAGCCGCCCAGATTATTCAGGCTGACGACGAAGAATTTGTTGGTGTCTATCGGCTTGCCGGGACCTATACAGGAGTCCCACCAGCCAGGCTTGCTGTCTTCCATGGAATGATAACCCGCGGCGTGATGATGGCCGCTGAGGGCGTGACAGATCAGCACCGCGTTGGAGCGGTCTGCGTTCAACTCCCCGTAGGTTTCGTACATCAGTTGAAAACTGTTCAACTGTTTTCCGCATTCCAGGGTGAGAGGAATATCGAATTGAGCGACTTGCGGCGTGACGATCCCGACAGAGTCAGGTGGGATGACCTCTGGCATTAGTGCGAACTATTCCTTTCAAAAACACATGCTAAGTGGCGCAGTCTATTAATCAATCCAGCGGATAGCAATAACCAACCTGGGATGGCGCAGGAGAATAAGAAAACGGGAGACTGCGGGTGGAATCGGACGCGCCGCGCAAGCCGGGCTCACGCGGCGAATGATTGGGCTATCAGCGTTGCATGCCGGGAAGGCTGACCACCTTCTGGGTGAGCATTTGCGGGGCGGGGCGACGCAACTTGCGCTGTATCTGTTCCGCCTCCTGAATCTCCTGATTGATT contains:
- a CDS encoding homoserine O-acetyltransferase, which codes for MPEVIPPDSVGIVTPQVAQFDIPLTLECGKQLNSFQLMYETYGELNADRSNAVLICHALSGHHHAAGYHSMEDSKPGWWDSCIGPGKPIDTNKFFVVSLNNLGGCAGSTGPASINPETGKAYGPDFPVVTVQDWVRSQAMLADRLNIPHWAAVIGGSLGGMQALQWSIEYPDRVHNAAVIASTPRLSAQNIAFNEVARKAITSDPNFHEGRYGEHTTYPDKGLMLARMVGHITYLSNASMGEKFGRDLRAQTLKFGLLDVQFEVESYLHYQGERFSKNFDANTYLLMTRALDYFDPARAHDGDLSKALEPAKCKYLVVSFTTDWRFPPDRSEELVNAMVEAKKSVSYAEVDSPHGHDAFLIPTQRYMDVFHGFMGRVAKEIPHAR